In one window of Hevea brasiliensis isolate MT/VB/25A 57/8 chromosome 10, ASM3005281v1, whole genome shotgun sequence DNA:
- the LOC110644678 gene encoding SNF1-related protein kinase regulatory subunit beta-2 isoform X1, whose product MGNASGKSDEEGTSGEGYEEEAIECAAHGRASHVGYHVSGMDAEAEPMAHSPLSSPRRYLQPPTTFNPQVPMVPLPGPSEMMHVHNNALAHNVTDSRDAFSEKLNAVIITWSYGGRQIAVTGSWDKWNKREHLHKVGKDFVILKMLPSGVFHYRFIVDDQLSYASDLPWECDDSGTVYNILDVQEDVPEAPESLSEFETPPSPVTSYNNESLDNYDFSKQPPDIPPQLQLTLLNVQSAAESHQSLPKPRHAVLNHLYIQNNRGQPVALGSTHRFLQKYVTVVLYKPTR is encoded by the exons ATGGGCAATGCTAGTGGCAAAAGTGATGAAGAAGGCACTTCAGGAGAGGGTTATGAGGAGGAGGCTATAGAGTGTGCCGCACATGGTAGGGCTTCACACGTTGGCTATCATGTCTCGGGGATGGATGCAGAGGCAGAGCCCATGGCGCACTCCCCTCTCAGTAGTCCTAGGAGATACCTGCAGCCTCCTACCACTTTCAATCCACAG GTTCCCATGGTTCCTTTACCAGGACCTTCTGAAATGATGCATGTCCACAATAATGCTTTGGCACATAATGTAACAGATTCCAGGGATGCATTCAGTGAGAAACTGAATGCTGTGATAATAACATGGAGTTATGGTGGCAGGCAAATAGCTGTCACTGGATCATGGGATAAGTGGAACAAAAG AGAGCACTTGCATAAGGTGGGCAAAGATTTTGTTATTTTAAAGATGCTCCCATCAGGTGTTTTTCACTACCGCTTTATTGTTGATGACCAATTGAGTTATGCTTCAGACTTGCCCTGGGAATGTGATGATTCAGGGACTGTATACAATATATTGGATGTACAG GAGGATGTTCCCGAAGCTCCTGAAAGCCTATCTGAGTTTGAAACTCCTCCATCCCCAGTAACAAGCTACAATAATGAGTCCTTGGATAACTACGATTTCAGTAAGCAGCCTCCAGACATACCTCCCCAACTTCAACTAACATTGTTGAACGTCCAATCTGCTGCAGAAAGTCACCAGTCACTGCCAAAGCCTAGGCATGCAGTGTTGAACCATCTTTATATTCAGAATAATCGAGGTCAGCCTGTTGCACTTGGTTCAACCCATCGCTTTCTTCAGAAGTATGTGACAGTAGTACTATACAAGCCCACACGATGA
- the LOC110644678 gene encoding SNF1-related protein kinase regulatory subunit beta-2 isoform X2 — MGNASGKSDEEGTSGEGYEEEAIECAAHGRASHVGYHVSGMDAEAEPMAHSPLSSPRRYLQPPTTFNPQFSRFFAKALDSRDAFSEKLNAVIITWSYGGRQIAVTGSWDKWNKREHLHKVGKDFVILKMLPSGVFHYRFIVDDQLSYASDLPWECDDSGTVYNILDVQEDVPEAPESLSEFETPPSPVTSYNNESLDNYDFSKQPPDIPPQLQLTLLNVQSAAESHQSLPKPRHAVLNHLYIQNNRGQPVALGSTHRFLQKYVTVVLYKPTR; from the exons ATGGGCAATGCTAGTGGCAAAAGTGATGAAGAAGGCACTTCAGGAGAGGGTTATGAGGAGGAGGCTATAGAGTGTGCCGCACATGGTAGGGCTTCACACGTTGGCTATCATGTCTCGGGGATGGATGCAGAGGCAGAGCCCATGGCGCACTCCCCTCTCAGTAGTCCTAGGAGATACCTGCAGCCTCCTACCACTTTCAATCCACAG TTCTCAAGATTTTTTGCAAAAGCACTAG ATTCCAGGGATGCATTCAGTGAGAAACTGAATGCTGTGATAATAACATGGAGTTATGGTGGCAGGCAAATAGCTGTCACTGGATCATGGGATAAGTGGAACAAAAG AGAGCACTTGCATAAGGTGGGCAAAGATTTTGTTATTTTAAAGATGCTCCCATCAGGTGTTTTTCACTACCGCTTTATTGTTGATGACCAATTGAGTTATGCTTCAGACTTGCCCTGGGAATGTGATGATTCAGGGACTGTATACAATATATTGGATGTACAG GAGGATGTTCCCGAAGCTCCTGAAAGCCTATCTGAGTTTGAAACTCCTCCATCCCCAGTAACAAGCTACAATAATGAGTCCTTGGATAACTACGATTTCAGTAAGCAGCCTCCAGACATACCTCCCCAACTTCAACTAACATTGTTGAACGTCCAATCTGCTGCAGAAAGTCACCAGTCACTGCCAAAGCCTAGGCATGCAGTGTTGAACCATCTTTATATTCAGAATAATCGAGGTCAGCCTGTTGCACTTGGTTCAACCCATCGCTTTCTTCAGAAGTATGTGACAGTAGTACTATACAAGCCCACACGATGA
- the LOC110644690 gene encoding uncharacterized protein LOC110644690 → MPPFIFNLMQFFSSNIGKNYTFLLCNGILVFIVKNSGLLGTSHQEINLIKNGESPQKELETVSAEKQEQEIADKCLVMVKGAALITQDVVNEEVNEITMVDEEHEDDEEAQDLVSEEVNEITMVDEEHEDDEEAQDVVSEEVNEIIMVDEEHEDDEEEIGLLNVDELNKKCDDFIRKMKEEIKFEAQQLTLVHH, encoded by the coding sequence ATGCCGCCTTTCATATTCAACTTGATGCAATTCTTCAGCTCCAATATTGGCAAGAACTACACCTTCCTTCTTTGCAATGGGATTCTAGTTTTCATTGTGAAGAATTCAGGTCTACTGGGCACTTCTCATCAAGAGATTAATCTCATAAAGAATGGAGAAAGTCCACAGAAAGAACTTGAAACAGTTTCTGCAGAAAAACAAGAACAAGAAATAGCAGATAAGTGTTTGGTTATGGTAAAAGGAGCAGCCTTAATCACACAAGATGTAGTAAATGAAGAGGTGAATGAGATCACAATGGTTGATGAAGAGCATGAAGATGATGAAGAAGCACAAGATCTAGTAAGTGAAGAGGTGAATGAGATCACAATGGTTGATGAAGAGCATGAAGATGATGAAGAAGCACAAGATGTAGTAAGTGAAGAGGTGAATGAGATCATAATGGTTGATGAAGAGCatgaagatgatgaagaagaaatTGGATTGCTGAATGTTGATGAGTTGAACAAGAAATGTGATGATTTTATAAGGAAGATGAAAGAAGAAATCAAATTTGAAGCTCAACAACTCACCCTTGTTCACCATTAA